The Maniola hyperantus chromosome 21, iAphHyp1.2, whole genome shotgun sequence sequence tcacggcttaaccgattatgacgaaatttggtacagaggtagcttgcaacccggggaaaggacataggctactttttatcctggaaaatttaagagttcccacaggatttttaaaaacctaaatctacgcgtacgaagtcgctggcatcagctagtttacaataaagagaaaaagagagtaaaagtgaaCAGAAAAGCACTTATCTCTGAGAAATCTCTACCAGTGATAGTTTGGTAATTTATTAAGGCTGTAATACAATCCACATGTCTATAAATATCCtgtagtaaaaaaaaactcttttatGATAGctttattctttttactatctagtgtttatttttgtaattttttaatcatgTTCTTTAAACTCTAGCTTGTAATGGCTAAACTTACAATCAGTAAagaaaatattctaaattttttttgtcatgATATTCAAAATAAGCAATTTCCTTTTTAAGTAGATCCCAAAAtatatattgtaatttttatttttataagttgaCACCCACTGCCCCACTAGCCGAGCTGTACAGTGTACAATGTGGGcaataccaaaaaaaaatgtgtgttgTGTAATGTTTGAGTTTTtgagttttgtttttttaaagcaggtgtaacaatttacaaattaatgtaatttttaatttaaataggatgattattattattggtattaACACAACTTAAGCAATTATTAAAGTTTTTCTTAAGTATTTAACTATAGGTTTTTTGTGTGATCATACTTTTTAAATGCATTAAAAAGAGGCTATtgcaatattaaaataacttattGTAATAAGCATTTTTGTCAAACTTTTTCACCTGTCTACGTTCCatacacaatttattttttcaattttccctCACAGCTTTTACTACAAATATATCCCAagaataagctaagctgattcatagATCCATGGTACCAACTAAGATTCAGTTGGTACCATAGATCTAAAGTTACTAAAGATGCTCTTTCTATTGAAATAAATCTCAATTTGTATGTAATGATATCATACTATTGTACACTAAAATAGcttttaaatataacaattaactctatattgcaatatttttattttagaaccCAGGGAAAGGAAATTAGCGCCTATACCTTTCTATGCTTAACTTGATACttcttgatatttttttagacTAAAATAATTTCCAAAAGTATTCTGAGATATTATAGAACAGGAAATAGGGAATAATCAATTCCTTACTATAACAAAGTCACACTTATTTAGTCATGGATCATGACCGCAACACGAGTGTGACTCAATACTGTACATGATAAAAAATTGGAGACGAGGTGTATGACACCATGACGCCACGATGATACTGTGTGGACCGTCAAGCTAGAAAAACCTAGATTACCTAAGCGActgagtacctatataaaaactGCAGTCATGCAACCGACAGACATCGGTCGCGTGGATACTTCGTGACTAAAACGTGACGTAGTAATGCACGGTGTTGGCGTGCTATGGAATTTCCCATTAATAAAGGTATAGGTAGTGGGTATAGCGTattagtagtaagtacctacttatgtaatgattattagggttccgtacccgaagggtgctaacgggaccctCTTAATAAGCATgtgctgtccgtccgttcgcctgtcagtgggctgtatctcgtaaaccgtagaGAGTATAATTTTTCTGGCACCTGGTAATGGCACCATCgcatggtaggtaggtaggtacctacctatgtagataAATTACAAATAAGCAGTTAGAGGTAATTAAATTTCAGGAGCTCTGTGTGGGCTCAGAAGTAAGAATACATAATACCTAAGTACAGGTGCCTAGGTACAGGTGAGCGGAGAAACTAGAAagttcatatttaaaaaatttaccgTGACACTTTTtcaaattaatatacttaataggtaggtacctatctttataattgttgtatttttattttgcctcAAAGTATTTTCCTCatgaattataatttataatcgaTCACATTATTTTCCGGGAAATTGTGACACTTTTTCCTGAAAACACCTATGCGCTGTCCCTTTCTGACACATGATGAATCAAAAGCGTTTTTCTTTGTCTAAAAAAATCTTAGTCGATCCTTGGAAGAAAGAGTGAGTGCACGTATTCACGTTGTCGTTCAAGcgatttgtttaaaaaatgccGAAAAAACTAAAAGTCGTTGTAAAGTCTCTATATTCCCATGAAATTCGTAAAGATGTAAGCCTGGAGAGTCTGAAATCATTAAAACTCGAGGACGCTTGGCCATTTATCAGGGATGAAATCGAAATTGAAATTGGGAGTAGCCAGTTGGTCTGTATCCCGCATATAACCGAAGCAGAACTGTATAAAGTCACGTCTCTATTTGTACCaaatgaaaaacaaacaaatggTAAAATGTTCACACCGCTTGGCGAACTTAAGAAGAATATAAATAAGGAGAAATCCGACCCGGAATACGTTGACCTGCTGGAACAAGGTGATTTTCTGGACCAAGAATTTAAATTCCCTCATGAAAGCGTAAAGGTAAGTCATACTAAAATcaattttagaaaaaataaagCTCTTATTTTCTTTTTCCAAAAATCGATTTTTAGTAATTTCGTATCAACGACCTTGTGTGTCCTGTACGCTGTCCATGACTTTTATGTTTATAGGACAAGAGGTGGCACGATCATGTTCTTttgtatattataggtacctatgaatATAGGTATTGTATTTTCAAGCCAtgttaactttaaaaatacctttaagagtaggtattattttcttGAATATGTTAAACTTCGTGTTATCGAGATTTAAACAGAATTGTTCAAACATACCTAGGTAGTTATagtaacatatttttattattgtttgtttACAACAACTACTTTTGTAAATTAACTAGTGTTTTGTTTTTTCCTTAGATATTGGAGTAATAAATCTGATTAATTAGAATACAATTCTTactaactatattatgtattacaaattatatagttagttaatatattaaaagagtaagtagttaggtaggtataagtcccgcaaattgctaatgcgtgaggccgccattttagtgacgtcatcactagactgaagtttcgagccgatggtaagtaggtatatttacttaaatattcgtcaaaatgacgtcacttcGATGTTAATTCGACATGGTTCCgacgtaatagcaatttgcgggacttatatatccCAAATAGGTTTGTATTTCAACAACTTGGATACAACATTGAGCCAATTTCATAATCATATTAACATTGTCCTGTGAAGAGTAGGCTATAAGTATCGATCATTAGGATAAGTAGTTACAACCAACATGCATTATCTTTATAGTAAAAAAATCAaggattctttatttttttctcaCAGATAACATTACAAGATGAAGCAACAAAAAACAAAGTCAGAGTGATCATGGTGAATTTCTCCCAATCGAGTATTCCAAAAGATAAAGATTTAGTGAACAAGATTTACTTGGATGTGAAGAAtaataaaggtacctacctaaacaaaatGATTATTACCTATATACTTATCTATGTAGGTATTGCTTTATCGATGACTGCCAGATAGGTATTTCTAAAAACACTTGAGTCTGAGTTGTCTTTTCCTAAGATTGTTCTCTATCGATCtatcttaagtaggtatatcacagTAAATTTTGTTTTCAGCCCTGGAAGGCAAGAGATCAGTTTACATGATCACGAGCGTGTTGATGGCAAAAACCATTGAGTTCAGAGTGAACCGTGGAACATCCTCAAGGATCTTCCATCTTGGCAATGCTTCTCCACTTGTCTTTGGTTTGGAAGAATTTCTAATAGGGGACGATGGAAAATTAATTGCAAAGGTAGGTAATTtgacacgtaggtaggtacgtaaaataAATGGAATTTATTTCATTCAGATTAAAACAATTCCGCTTATTTATCGTAACGGATGTGCGTTATACATtttatcaataggtaggtataatgaatGTTACGTATGCTTGTACATAATATGGGAATGGCTATTCGTCATTTTATTGTGTTAATCACGTAgttgttattttattagattttcacgttcacagttcacacaatTGTTCTTATTTTTAGTATACATATTCGAGAAAGTCCTGGCTGTATGTATGTTAACAAATGGTTACGCAGCATTAGAAACGcaatttatatgtatattagaAACCGATGcaattaaactaaatttactACGCAACTGAAAATTGAAAGATGAATGAACGAATATAATAATGTCAAtgaagtaggtgcctacttatgTTAATAACttgaaaatacataatattatacctactaggttCTAATTTTTtgtcattattatttaatgaaaaagaTGCATCAAAGAAAGCTGATGTGAACCCATATTTGGAGATTGTTTAGGTAGGGGCTGTTTTTATTCAATTCTAATTTATACAAAACACCGCAAAATGTAACTATGCTATTTAATAtagctataggtacttacttatttctaaaaataaatgGCAATAAATTTTAATGACAATGCATTATTAATCCTAAACAGTAGCTATCACTGCATAGATAGTTAAGATAAAGCCATAATATATTTGAAACCGCTTACGTCCACTCAATCAAACAATTAATTTACTGTAGATAAGACTGCACCAGGTATTGCTAAGTACCAACATACGTACTTTTTCCTTCTGTTCATGTATCCAGATCTAcgtatttataaatatatttcattaaaaataaaatacaccgagacttttagaaataaatatcatctatcgtaaaaataataatgctatttataattttgtttgtagaCAAAGGATCAAAGACACGTCGTCCTAAGAGGACGAGTCTTTGATCCATCAGCCAAGACTGCTACTACCTAgtgtattttcataatattaggtataggaTACTTGAAACTCGCATGCGTTTCGTATTTAACCTTTAGCTACTCAGCTCGATTACTGGCAAAGTGCTGGCAAAGGACCAAGTCTTTCGCTATCAGATTAATTACTGAccgaataaatattatgtagatagtaATATATCGAACTATTTCATACTTAACTATATTTATAAATCATTGTGTCTAGTAAACACAGTTAAAGCGATAATTTATGAAATGAAAGATTTACCTATTTgtaatttattagtaggtacatactttttCTACTGTTATGAAGTTCgcgtaggtaactaggtaggtacctatagggaCTCGTAGCTCAGCATACTACGTTATAAAGCTAATTCTAATGACTTAGCTTGCCGATTATCGAAATGGGCCCCCTTCGATCTGGTGGGGTTATTAGATCTGATTGTGATAGGTAGATAAGTTAGATATAAAGATATATGTAGGTAAGTTTATAAACATAATGCATGTCGAAACGCTCAGATTAACAATAGGTTATTATTGATTGTGTATTGTACTTATTAGTATTTGAAATACGAAGGTGTTTAAAGATAATAACTTTATGATGTATATaatgtatgtacttacctacttatttcattcAAGTGGTCATACATAATTTGTGAATAATGCTGCTTTTCACAATAAGGAAGGTAAAATATCCTTGAATGAATTGATGAgcaaaaacttaattctgagtacctacctaatttgctGTAAGTTTTTTAGACGAAAGATACAACAATATACTTACTATCAAAGTttcagaatttaaaaataaaccaataggtatattaaataagaaaggattttcagaaattccaccccaaCGAAGCTGGATGATAAGACGGATACCTATCTCATGAAATAATCACAACCACATAGGTAGTATATCATGTTTTATTGAGTAATCTGTAGACAAGGAAAACAACAAAAGTAGTTATTATGTGCGACGCAGAAACTAAAGGGGTGTGTCTtcataaatatttcatttttatcttATCAGAATGTAGGTCCATAATGTATGCTTTGACGTAACTAACTAGGTACTGCGATTCATGCGACACATTGACtactacataaattattatgtaaatgttatgaaataaaatatattataatgatagAGGTCAAGGTTTATATAGCGCAAGTGTGTATcggttatttataaaaatattacctacttaatattattataaatctaaaaaaatatatacgaaCAAAACATAACTACGCAGTAGTgggcattaggtacctacataatatatacctaattaaaaacatGCTTTTtggtaaattaataaatcattatttgatattctatttagatagatataaataattgtGCCATATCGTTGTAATTATGAAATGTTTGATTACTGATTATGCTGAAATTCCTGTTTCTCAGATAGTATTATAGATCGTATCGTCGAGGTTCATAAgtgataaataaaactaaagtaggttttaataatatttccaTTAAAGGTCCtcagttattattatattagctgattttcttttacataatatttttaattacctacataaattgtaggtaatttaaaataatcgGTTTGGGCTTCTAGAGCACTTAAGATAGCTTTCGAATATATTTTCACGTGAACATAGCTGAgggtaaaaactttatttatttgggAAATAATCAAACTAAAAACTTTTCCTTTAATTTATCCATTGCTGGGTCCGTAACGTTCATTCAAAGGTAAGAAAGGTATAGAAATAATCCGAACGTCtcagaaattattatttaaatgtaattCTAACCTAATGAGCTAAGCAAtaagcttcaatagctcaacaggtagagtggactgaaaaccgaaaggtcgacggttcaaacctcgcccgttgcacaattgtcgtacctactcctaacacaagcttgacgcttagttggagaggaaaggggaatattagtcatttaacacggctaatattctttttttttaaaaaaaaaagaagagtgctaactaatgcctacaaTAATTATTCCAACTTCAATCACGAGAATGGAGAACCCCTcgtttatatttctattgcttgCACAAGAGTACGGAAACCGTTCAAGAAACATAAACACGCTTCAAGCCATATAACTGTTGTTTAGTTACAATCTCATTTTGGCTAATTCTACTACATACACCATCTATAATACAACACACATATAATATCTAAACTAAGTTAAACTGGCAGGCATTTTAGTGCATCCTTTTCATATTGCTTCCTGCGGaataggatagcactagatttagattttagaccaTTTAGACCTATGTTTACGGTGTCTTGCCTTCTCTTTCttgaaaaagaaaaatggaacccGTATAAAATCAGTGAACACAGTCTTCGTGACTGCATAACTGCTATCTGGTATATATATGTCccatattttatcaaatatgGATGGATATATGAAAATCTTCATCACAATAATAAGATGAAAAGTCGGAAATCTTATAAAATGGCATTAAACTCACTTTGTGACAGGGTACCTGTTTTGTCCCACATTTTCTTGAAAACttatgtaaatattaatataaaatattttatgaaaaaaattgctaattttaagaaaaaaggAAAATCCTGTAAAAAAACTTTGACTATACCTGAGTCCTGAAGTGTCCCACATTTTCtacaaaaatcttttaaa is a genomic window containing:
- the LOC117992391 gene encoding uncharacterized protein, producing MPKKLKVVVKSLYSHEIRKDVSLESLKSLKLEDAWPFIRDEIEIEIGSSQLVCIPHITEAELYKVTSLFVPNEKQTNGKMFTPLGELKKNINKEKSDPEYVDLLEQGDFLDQEFKFPHESVKITLQDEATKNKVRVIMVNFSQSSIPKDKDLVNKIYLDVKNNKALEGKRSVYMITSVLMAKTIEFRVNRGTSSRIFHLGNASPLVFGLEEFLIGDDGKLIAKEPVAIKSKFMHWQKLHSSDHLYIPENQETACAQ